A window of Natrinema versiforme contains these coding sequences:
- a CDS encoding zinc finger domain-containing protein yields the protein MDECPRCGGAIEELSLGDVSTVTCSRCGYADVPVEHLPAGEEPESWRDAFNRFYKE from the coding sequence ATGGACGAGTGTCCACGGTGTGGGGGAGCCATCGAAGAACTCTCGCTCGGTGACGTGTCGACGGTGACGTGTTCCCGCTGTGGGTACGCCGACGTGCCCGTCGAACATCTGCCCGCCGGCGAGGAACCGGAATCCTGGCGAGACGCGTTCAACCGTTTTTACAAGGAGTGA
- a CDS encoding METTL5 family protein, protein MAGLARRTLARRLESVADFSDPSAGLEQYLTPAELAAHLCHLAGLQDDLERRVVDLGTGTGMLAIAASLAGAERVAGIDVDPDALALARRNERTAGDDGVRGRAIEWLRGDVTRHPFSTTDATVLSNPPFGAQRGNRHADRDFLETAREIASVSYTIHNEGSQEFVESFAADGGGDVTHAFRAEFPIAKRFEFHTEARETLEAEVFRIEWE, encoded by the coding sequence ATGGCCGGCCTCGCTCGGCGCACGCTCGCCCGCCGACTCGAGTCGGTCGCTGACTTCTCCGATCCCAGCGCCGGCTTGGAGCAGTATCTGACGCCGGCGGAACTCGCCGCACACCTCTGTCATCTGGCCGGATTGCAGGACGACCTCGAGCGGCGGGTCGTCGACTTGGGCACCGGGACCGGGATGCTCGCGATCGCGGCGTCGCTCGCCGGTGCCGAGCGGGTCGCGGGGATCGACGTGGACCCGGACGCGCTCGCGTTGGCTCGTCGGAACGAACGGACGGCTGGGGATGATGGTGTCCGCGGACGCGCGATCGAGTGGCTCCGCGGGGATGTCACTCGGCACCCGTTTTCGACGACCGACGCGACCGTGCTCTCGAACCCGCCGTTCGGTGCCCAGCGGGGGAATCGCCACGCCGATCGGGACTTCCTCGAGACGGCGCGCGAGATCGCGTCGGTCTCGTACACGATCCACAATGAGGGGAGTCAGGAGTTCGTCGAGTCCTTCGCCGCCGACGGGGGCGGCGACGTGACCCACGCGTTCCGAGCCGAGTTTCCGATCGCGAAGCGATTCGAGTTCCACACCGAAGCCCGAGAAACGCTCGAGGCCGAGGTCTTCCGGATCGAGTGGGAGTAA
- a CDS encoding rhomboid family intramembrane serine protease: MLSLAALLTVVVAAALVGSIAVVRRVHRPTRRWRDVLESRLVYGVPWGSLIVIAFVVCVYLFVQDGIADISDPVTIPYRSWSYFYPLGMATAAFSHAGLSHLLGNLAGTVVVAPLVEFAWSHYPDDRDPERPDSWRTNPRLRAFVLFPLAVVAVGLATSLFSLGPVIGFSGVVFALAGFAVVHYPIVTIVGTLGVQSVLLRLYYALREPINVYTAQPSPPSAPSWAGIAIQGHALGLFIGFVLGIALLERRGTRPNPLRLWLAVLLFGFSKRLWAIYWFGGENTYILFQGPGVVVVSILALVVTLSMTASETPLVPARLEELFAGSERANPRSNGGVQPSIDRSFELAGGPADGAVTARLERVRELVSGARTRATEAADSSALSDLTRRRAAFLAVVAVLAILAGVAIPASFLVVEDATASSDAAVQIEDYTVEYVEGVPNGLVSGIGIEALESDDGLESSGVIVASEQRNVWLEAVSAQRLSFTGEETVTVGGPGWREAVHVERTGWEPVGNETVYQVWLWEDGEDRRLAHESNESRAEATIAGRNVTIDSADGEFVLEVDSSGTAVATTPIPGENETATAGGLTFERSNETVYASADGTRVAVASEETYDAVG; this comes from the coding sequence ATGCTCTCGCTTGCGGCCCTGCTGACGGTCGTCGTCGCCGCGGCGCTGGTGGGGTCGATCGCGGTCGTCAGACGGGTTCACCGGCCGACCCGACGCTGGCGCGACGTACTCGAGTCGCGGCTCGTGTACGGGGTCCCGTGGGGGTCGCTGATCGTGATCGCGTTCGTGGTCTGTGTCTATCTGTTCGTCCAGGACGGTATCGCGGACATATCCGATCCGGTGACGATCCCCTACCGCAGCTGGTCGTACTTCTATCCGCTGGGGATGGCCACGGCGGCGTTCTCCCACGCTGGGCTGAGCCATCTCCTCGGGAATCTGGCCGGGACGGTCGTCGTCGCACCGCTCGTCGAGTTCGCGTGGAGCCACTACCCGGACGACCGGGACCCCGAGCGGCCCGACTCGTGGCGGACGAATCCGCGGCTGCGGGCGTTCGTGCTCTTTCCGCTGGCCGTCGTCGCCGTCGGGCTGGCGACCAGTCTCTTCTCCCTCGGCCCCGTGATCGGCTTCTCGGGCGTCGTCTTCGCCCTCGCCGGCTTCGCCGTCGTCCACTATCCGATCGTCACGATCGTCGGCACGCTCGGCGTCCAGAGCGTGCTTTTGCGGCTCTATTACGCGCTTCGGGAGCCGATCAACGTCTACACCGCACAGCCAAGCCCGCCGTCTGCACCCTCGTGGGCCGGCATCGCCATTCAGGGCCACGCGCTCGGGCTCTTCATCGGCTTCGTCCTCGGCATCGCGCTCCTCGAGCGCCGTGGAACCCGTCCCAATCCGCTGCGACTCTGGCTCGCCGTCCTCCTCTTTGGTTTCTCGAAGCGACTGTGGGCGATCTACTGGTTCGGCGGCGAGAACACGTACATCCTCTTTCAGGGGCCGGGCGTCGTCGTCGTCTCGATACTCGCGCTCGTGGTCACCCTCTCGATGACCGCCTCCGAGACGCCGCTCGTCCCGGCGCGACTCGAGGAGCTGTTCGCCGGATCGGAGCGGGCGAATCCGCGGTCGAACGGCGGGGTCCAACCATCGATCGATCGGTCGTTCGAACTCGCCGGCGGTCCCGCCGACGGAGCCGTCACCGCCCGACTCGAGCGCGTTCGCGAACTCGTGTCGGGGGCTCGAACGCGGGCCACCGAAGCCGCCGATTCGAGCGCGCTGTCGGACCTAACACGCAGACGGGCCGCGTTTCTCGCGGTCGTCGCCGTCCTCGCGATCCTCGCCGGGGTCGCGATCCCCGCCAGTTTCCTCGTCGTCGAGGACGCGACCGCGTCCTCGGACGCCGCCGTCCAGATCGAGGACTACACCGTCGAGTACGTCGAGGGCGTTCCGAACGGGCTCGTCTCCGGGATCGGCATCGAGGCCCTCGAGAGCGACGACGGCCTCGAGTCCAGCGGGGTAATCGTCGCCAGCGAGCAACGAAACGTCTGGCTCGAGGCGGTCAGCGCCCAGCGGCTCTCCTTTACCGGCGAGGAGACGGTCACCGTCGGCGGCCCCGGCTGGCGCGAGGCGGTCCACGTCGAACGCACCGGCTGGGAGCCCGTCGGCAACGAGACCGTCTATCAGGTCTGGCTGTGGGAAGACGGCGAGGATCGACGGCTCGCACACGAGTCCAACGAGTCCCGCGCGGAGGCGACGATCGCCGGCCGGAACGTGACGATCGACTCCGCCGACGGCGAGTTCGTCCTCGAGGTCGACTCGAGCGGAACCGCCGTCGCGACGACGCCGATTCCCGGGGAAAACGAAACGGCGACTGCGGGCGGGCTCACCTTCGAGCGCAGCAACGAGACGGTCTACGCGTCTGCCGACGGAACGCGTGTCGCGGTTGCAAGCGAGGAGACGTACGATGCGGTCGGCTAA
- a CDS encoding DNA-directed RNA polymerase subunit L, translated as MELRVTESTEDELSIEIAGEDHTFMNVLKGALLEHDDVSAATYDVNPEQSGGQTEPILTIKTEGADPLECLEEAAVAVREKANSFRDAFEAAA; from the coding sequence ATGGAACTGCGGGTCACCGAGAGCACCGAGGACGAACTCTCGATCGAAATCGCCGGCGAGGATCACACATTCATGAACGTGCTCAAGGGCGCGCTGCTCGAGCACGACGACGTGAGCGCAGCGACCTACGACGTCAATCCCGAACAGTCGGGCGGCCAGACCGAGCCGATCCTGACGATCAAGACCGAGGGCGCGGACCCCCTCGAGTGTCTCGAGGAAGCCGCCGTCGCGGTCCGCGAGAAGGCGAACTCCTTCCGGGACGCGTTCGAGGCGGCCGCATAA
- the hisF gene encoding imidazole glycerol phosphate synthase subunit HisF, producing the protein MVLTKRVIPCIDVDLDEDGNPAVYTGVNFEDLKYTGDPVEMAKAYNESGADEFVFLDITASAEGRETMLDVVERVADEVFIPLTVGGGIRTTEDIKETLRAGADKVSITTGALERPELINEGAKAFGNQCIVISVDARRRFDEQGENYVEIDGESCWFECTKKGGREGTGIDVLEWAREAESRGAGELFVNSIDKDGTKDGYDLPLTEAVCDAVDTPVIASSGCGGPEDMYDVFTDAGADAGLAASIFHFDEYSIEETKAYLDERDVPVRL; encoded by the coding sequence ATGGTATTGACCAAGCGAGTCATCCCGTGTATCGACGTGGATCTCGACGAGGACGGGAACCCGGCGGTCTACACCGGCGTCAACTTCGAGGATCTGAAGTACACCGGCGATCCGGTCGAGATGGCCAAGGCCTACAACGAGTCCGGCGCGGACGAGTTCGTCTTCCTCGACATCACCGCCTCCGCGGAGGGCCGCGAGACGATGCTCGACGTCGTCGAGCGCGTCGCCGACGAGGTCTTCATCCCCCTCACGGTCGGCGGCGGCATCCGCACTACCGAGGACATCAAAGAGACCCTGCGCGCCGGCGCGGACAAGGTCTCGATCACCACCGGCGCGCTCGAGCGCCCCGAACTGATCAACGAGGGCGCGAAAGCCTTCGGTAACCAGTGTATCGTCATCAGCGTCGACGCGAGACGACGCTTCGACGAGCAGGGCGAGAACTATGTCGAAATCGACGGCGAGTCCTGCTGGTTCGAGTGTACGAAAAAGGGCGGCCGCGAGGGGACCGGCATCGACGTCCTCGAGTGGGCTCGAGAGGCCGAGTCCCGCGGCGCGGGCGAACTCTTCGTCAACTCGATCGACAAGGACGGCACCAAAGACGGCTACGACCTCCCCCTGACGGAAGCCGTCTGCGACGCCGTCGATACGCCGGTCATCGCCTCCTCTGGCTGTGGCGGTCCCGAGGACATGTACGACGTGTTCACCGACGCCGGTGCCGACGCCGGCCTCGCGGCCTCGATCTTCCACTTCGACGAGTACTCGATCGAGGAGACGAAGGCCTACCTCGACGAGCGCGACGTTCCCGTTCGTCTCTGA
- a CDS encoding ribbon-helix-helix domain-containing protein, translating into MPKVEITIPEHLEMQIAQMVERGEFVNREEAIEDLLSTGIKAYKTSGPSDEEEGAGTGGTGFEDDGMMGHDDEYVF; encoded by the coding sequence ATGCCGAAAGTAGAGATCACCATACCGGAGCACCTCGAGATGCAGATCGCCCAGATGGTCGAACGCGGCGAGTTCGTCAACCGCGAGGAGGCGATCGAGGACCTCCTTTCGACGGGCATCAAGGCCTACAAGACCAGTGGACCCTCCGACGAAGAGGAGGGAGCAGGAACCGGCGGGACCGGCTTCGAAGACGACGGCATGATGGGCCACGACGACGAGTACGTCTTCTAG
- a CDS encoding sulfite oxidase-like oxidoreductase: MRHTYIRRDVPTDMDATDVTDLYQEFGDERLPPGQRETSAFPVLSKSGTPDWDPETWEFTVTGAVDEELSFSWDEFRDLPSVTQRQDFHCVTGWSKFDCTFTGVSFPELAERAGVHDDAVHVMFSAMDDYTTDLPLEDCMRDEVLFTWEFDGESLPDDHGGPLRVVTPHRYAYKGAKWVDGVEFLTESQRGYWERRGYSQTADPWQEERYS; encoded by the coding sequence ATGCGTCACACCTACATCCGTCGGGACGTACCCACGGACATGGACGCGACGGACGTTACGGACCTCTATCAGGAGTTCGGCGACGAGCGACTGCCACCCGGACAGCGCGAGACGTCCGCGTTTCCCGTCCTCTCGAAGAGCGGGACGCCCGACTGGGACCCCGAGACGTGGGAGTTCACCGTCACCGGTGCGGTCGACGAGGAACTCTCCTTCTCGTGGGACGAGTTCCGGGACCTGCCGAGTGTCACCCAGCGACAGGACTTTCACTGCGTGACCGGCTGGAGCAAGTTCGACTGTACGTTTACCGGGGTGTCGTTCCCCGAACTCGCCGAGCGGGCCGGCGTTCACGATGATGCGGTCCACGTCATGTTCTCCGCGATGGACGACTACACGACGGACCTGCCGCTCGAGGACTGCATGCGCGATGAGGTCCTGTTCACGTGGGAATTCGACGGCGAGTCGCTCCCGGACGACCACGGCGGCCCGCTCCGGGTAGTCACGCCCCACAGGTACGCCTACAAGGGCGCGAAGTGGGTCGACGGCGTCGAGTTTCTCACCGAGTCCCAGCGGGGCTACTGGGAGCGACGGGGGTACTCCCAGACCGCGGACCCGTGGCAGGAAGAGCGGTACAGTTAG
- a CDS encoding isochorismate synthase MenF, with the protein MDRSSGDGRLAGGTDPAGEADGLVSRSRELEDVSFSAILDGSAESRVQWATPDGLELVGRGVAARVTAAGTDRFDRIRTQARRAFDGLAHDGPEAARPRAVGGVSFHDGHEPDPPWTGFDAASFVVPQVLVTRTDDGTWLTAVGNRADEADDRLERWHERLRDLPAMRPSGSTPGVAATRRTTSQADWTTQVETALERIADGTLTKVVLAQALSVELEGPIDVPATVERLRRRYPNCYRFLVGHGIGGTFFGAPPERLVSKRGDRVETEALAGSVPRGETPAEDEEHVERMRADAKFQHEHGLVADAISDQLEPLARELTVREQTIRRLATIQHLRTPIEARLEGDRHVLELVEALHPTPAVGGVPPDAAWETIRETEPFERGWYAAPVGWFDADGDGEFAVALRSGVAADGTVTLFAGNGIVADSDPDEEWPEVELKFRPILDELR; encoded by the coding sequence ATGGATCGATCGTCGGGCGATGGTCGACTGGCGGGTGGGACGGATCCGGCTGGGGAGGCTGACGGCCTCGTGAGCCGGAGCCGCGAACTCGAGGACGTCTCTTTCAGCGCGATACTCGACGGCAGCGCCGAGTCCCGCGTCCAGTGGGCCACACCCGACGGTCTCGAACTCGTCGGTCGGGGCGTCGCTGCGCGGGTTACCGCGGCCGGCACCGACCGATTCGATCGAATTCGAACGCAAGCGAGGCGCGCGTTCGACGGACTCGCACACGACGGCCCCGAGGCGGCCCGGCCGCGCGCCGTCGGCGGCGTGTCGTTTCACGACGGCCACGAGCCGGACCCGCCGTGGACCGGGTTCGACGCGGCCTCCTTTGTCGTCCCGCAAGTACTCGTCACTCGAACCGACGACGGGACGTGGCTGACGGCCGTCGGGAACCGGGCCGACGAGGCCGACGACCGCCTCGAGCGCTGGCACGAGCGCCTGCGGGACCTGCCGGCGATGCGACCGAGCGGCTCGACGCCCGGCGTCGCCGCGACCCGGCGGACGACCTCGCAGGCCGACTGGACGACACAGGTCGAGACCGCCCTCGAGCGGATCGCCGACGGAACGCTGACGAAAGTCGTCCTCGCACAGGCGCTTTCCGTCGAACTCGAGGGGCCGATCGACGTACCCGCGACGGTCGAGCGACTGCGCCGCCGGTACCCGAACTGTTACCGGTTTCTGGTCGGCCACGGGATCGGCGGCACGTTCTTCGGCGCGCCGCCCGAGCGGCTGGTTTCGAAACGCGGCGACCGCGTCGAGACGGAGGCACTCGCCGGCTCGGTCCCCCGCGGCGAGACGCCGGCCGAAGACGAGGAACACGTCGAACGGATGCGTGCCGACGCGAAGTTCCAGCACGAACACGGGCTCGTCGCGGACGCGATCAGCGACCAACTCGAGCCCCTCGCGCGCGAACTCACCGTCCGCGAGCAGACGATCCGCCGGCTGGCGACGATCCAGCACCTCCGGACGCCGATCGAAGCGAGACTCGAGGGGGATCGACACGTCCTCGAACTCGTCGAGGCGTTACATCCCACCCCCGCAGTGGGCGGCGTTCCGCCGGACGCGGCCTGGGAGACGATTCGCGAGACGGAGCCCTTCGAGCGGGGCTGGTACGCCGCGCCCGTCGGCTGGTTCGACGCCGACGGTGACGGCGAATTCGCGGTCGCGCTCCGCTCGGGCGTCGCGGCCGACGGGACCGTGACGCTCTTCGCCGGCAACGGGATCGTCGCCGACAGCGATCCCGACGAAGAGTGGCCGGAGGTAGAACTGAAGTTCCGACCGATCCTCGATGAACTGCGATAA
- the menD gene encoding 2-succinyl-5-enolpyruvyl-6-hydroxy-3-cyclohexene-1-carboxylic-acid synthase, translated as MSAPNRATLWGRILVDELAAGGLEAVCLAPGSRSTPLTVAFAEHPDIDVYSHLDERSAAYFALGRARRTGEPTALVCTSGTAAANFHPAVMEADQARVPLLVLTADRPSELRDSGANQTVDQVKLYGDAVRWDAELPDPEPDERKVRSLRTTAARALSETTGIPPGPVHLNCPFRKPLEPLEVPGDVPDSFAETVAGRGRDGPFVETTGGTQTLAADDHRRLLGALEAADRPLIVAGPADPTALADLEPAAVTDLADRLGAPILADPLSGLRFGPHVEREDETESDGEGGDGNRNGESRSIYGGYDTYVEELPPPDAVLRFGASPTSKPLRHWLRDADARQFLVDPAGAWREATFTATDLLAAEPGAVVDGLLEALGDADSDPGADRTDAEWQAQFDAAERRHWEIRDEALSPDALESEPFEGAILASVLSNAPDPATVFVSNSMPIRDTDRFARPRAADLTVLANRGASGIDGIVSTALGAGSAADEPLVLATGDLSLYHDSNGLLAVDRCDVDATIVLLDNDGGGIFHKLPIEAFDPPFTDQFKTPHGLEFEDLADVYDIEFERVTPANFAAAYRRSLEAAGTQLIAIEFDSEANHRRRDALAERVQTAVASDLGTAGDGAD; from the coding sequence ATGAGCGCACCGAACCGCGCGACCCTGTGGGGTCGTATCCTCGTCGACGAACTCGCGGCGGGCGGCCTCGAGGCCGTCTGTCTCGCGCCCGGGAGCCGATCGACGCCGCTGACGGTCGCGTTCGCCGAGCACCCGGACATCGACGTCTACTCGCATTTAGACGAGCGCTCGGCGGCCTACTTCGCGCTCGGTCGCGCCCGCCGGACCGGCGAGCCGACGGCGCTGGTCTGTACCTCGGGGACCGCGGCGGCGAACTTCCATCCCGCCGTGATGGAGGCCGATCAGGCCCGCGTCCCGCTGCTGGTTCTCACCGCCGACCGGCCGTCGGAGTTGCGCGACAGCGGCGCGAACCAGACCGTCGATCAGGTCAAACTCTACGGCGACGCAGTCCGGTGGGACGCCGAGCTACCCGATCCCGAACCCGACGAGCGGAAGGTGCGGAGTCTCCGGACGACCGCGGCTCGAGCGCTCTCGGAAACGACCGGGATTCCACCCGGTCCCGTCCACCTCAACTGTCCGTTTCGCAAGCCCCTCGAGCCGCTCGAGGTGCCCGGCGACGTGCCCGACTCGTTCGCCGAGACGGTGGCCGGGCGGGGACGCGACGGCCCGTTCGTCGAAACCACTGGTGGGACGCAGACGCTCGCAGCGGACGACCACCGACGGCTACTGGGTGCGCTCGAGGCCGCCGATCGGCCGCTGATCGTCGCGGGACCCGCCGATCCGACGGCGCTCGCCGACCTCGAGCCCGCGGCCGTGACCGACCTCGCGGATCGACTCGGCGCGCCGATCCTCGCGGACCCGCTTTCGGGGCTGCGGTTCGGCCCGCACGTCGAGCGCGAGGACGAAACCGAGAGCGACGGCGAGGGCGGCGACGGGAACAGGAACGGAGAATCGCGTTCGATCTACGGCGGCTACGACACCTACGTTGAGGAGCTTCCGCCGCCGGACGCGGTCCTCCGATTCGGGGCCTCGCCGACGTCGAAACCGCTTCGCCACTGGCTCCGCGACGCCGACGCCCGACAGTTCCTCGTCGATCCCGCGGGCGCGTGGCGCGAGGCAACGTTCACCGCGACGGATCTGCTCGCGGCGGAACCCGGCGCCGTCGTCGACGGACTGCTCGAGGCGCTCGGCGACGCAGACAGCGACCCCGGAGCCGACCGGACCGACGCCGAGTGGCAGGCCCAATTCGATGCGGCCGAACGCCGACACTGGGAAATCCGCGACGAGGCGCTGTCTCCCGATGCGCTCGAGTCGGAGCCGTTCGAGGGTGCGATCCTCGCATCGGTGCTCTCGAACGCGCCGGACCCGGCGACCGTCTTCGTCTCGAACAGCATGCCGATCCGGGATACCGACCGATTCGCCCGGCCTCGAGCCGCCGATCTGACCGTGCTCGCGAACCGCGGCGCCAGCGGTATCGACGGCATCGTGAGCACGGCGCTCGGGGCCGGCAGCGCGGCCGACGAGCCGCTGGTGCTCGCGACCGGCGACCTGTCCCTCTATCACGATTCGAACGGCCTGCTCGCGGTCGACCGGTGCGACGTCGACGCCACGATCGTGTTGCTGGACAACGACGGCGGCGGCATCTTCCACAAACTCCCGATCGAGGCGTTCGACCCGCCGTTTACCGACCAGTTCAAGACGCCCCACGGCCTCGAGTTCGAGGATCTCGCCGACGTATACGACATCGAGTTCGAGCGTGTGACCCCCGCGAACTTCGCGGCCGCCTACCGCCGATCGCTCGAGGCGGCGGGAACGCAACTCATCGCCATTGAGTTCGATTCCGAAGCGAACCACCGGCGGCGCGACGCACTCGCGGAGCGCGTGCAAACCGCGGTCGCGAGCGACCTCGGAACGGCGGGCGACGGAGCGGACTAA
- a CDS encoding J domain-containing protein — protein sequence MGETYYDVLEVDPEATRDEIESAYRERVLETHPDHSDDPDAAEQFQRVTTAKSVLTDGTERARYDRLGHESYVGLARGHGTRDSDGSSHEGGESAQSDSETRRTTRQTSASGETTAAGTETSSTGSAESSGAASESSETDGKRTNANARGPSEWAERVRTDSDSTQTGADRTDREESHHARQRSERRRQRAKQRAAGDWPFESGDPSPSSGTTATAPGEAEDTQDTEEAEYSVHDWDGEVDLEWEGPALDRTTAVSVGAVALLYPLFVAASLTPLFSLPVNAIIAACTLALVGYLLTMPRIAAAAFGGWSVFFPVGMAWSSFVDPLSLFGLLALGFAWIPFGYAVALWWLLRP from the coding sequence ATGGGCGAGACGTACTACGACGTCCTCGAGGTCGATCCGGAGGCCACTCGAGACGAGATCGAGTCGGCCTATCGGGAGCGCGTCCTCGAGACGCATCCGGATCACTCCGACGACCCCGACGCGGCCGAGCAGTTCCAGCGGGTGACGACCGCGAAGTCGGTGCTTACCGACGGAACCGAACGCGCCCGCTACGATCGGCTCGGCCACGAGTCGTACGTCGGACTCGCCCGAGGCCACGGAACTCGCGATAGCGACGGCTCGAGCCACGAGGGCGGTGAATCAGCGCAGTCGGATTCGGAAACTCGCCGAACGACGCGGCAGACATCAGCCAGCGGGGAGACAACGGCGGCGGGGACGGAAACGTCATCGACGGGGTCCGCGGAATCGTCCGGAGCGGCGAGCGAGTCGTCGGAGACCGACGGCAAGCGGACGAACGCGAACGCTCGAGGGCCGAGCGAGTGGGCCGAACGGGTGCGAACCGACTCCGATAGCACGCAGACCGGGGCCGACCGCACCGATCGGGAGGAGAGCCATCACGCTCGGCAACGGTCCGAGCGACGCCGCCAACGTGCGAAGCAACGAGCGGCCGGGGACTGGCCGTTCGAGAGCGGCGATCCCAGCCCCTCGAGCGGGACAACTGCCACAGCACCGGGAGAGGCCGAAGACACGCAGGACACAGAAGAGGCGGAGTATTCGGTCCACGATTGGGACGGCGAGGTCGACCTCGAGTGGGAGGGGCCGGCGCTCGATCGGACGACGGCGGTGTCGGTCGGTGCCGTCGCGTTGCTGTATCCGCTGTTCGTCGCCGCGAGCCTCACGCCGCTGTTTTCGCTGCCGGTCAACGCGATCATCGCCGCCTGTACGCTCGCGCTGGTCGGCTACCTGCTGACGATGCCCCGAATCGCGGCCGCGGCCTTTGGCGGCTGGAGCGTTTTCTTTCCGGTCGGCATGGCGTGGTCGTCGTTCGTCGATCCGCTCTCCCTGTTCGGATTGCTCGCGCTCGGATTTGCGTGGATTCCGTTCGGCTACGCCGTCGCGCTCTGGTGGCTACTGCGGCCGTAA
- a CDS encoding right-handed parallel beta-helix repeat-containing protein yields the protein MSNDTTVTSGQRFGQSTRRTFLGGLGATAGISALTGLGEARGRGGDTLSSASYYVVRSDGRGPNGNGAKGRGGWNRGPGRSRNEGGAGYLVLEAASGRVAFSTEGTAEAAFQYAFDDLASSGGTVVAGGGDFQFGGPATIGDDTALVGQQGTRFVVAGGEDGTTSDEPSGHDLLRARGDDVTIANVEFDANGTQLDNHAIQADDCDGLLVANNRTVDGFQMAISFSRCTNVQIVGNEVLDPNWYGITARAAPTGSDRDLRRSDNVVVARNYVAGVTYNNIATYNVSNFSVYGNVVVDGGHSLIACSPAQQGAIVGNVCRDLEEYAPDPGGEAGIEIEYKETHVREEIAGTPLARSSDITISGNQVDNCPVGVLARTVPADSDDEAARGTAHPYSFTVTGNAISDAADAGIRIRSGEAGVVATNTVRNSPAPIEIDERYAVDIQQGLNATRE from the coding sequence ATGTCCAACGACACCACCGTCACCAGCGGCCAGCGGTTCGGACAGTCGACGCGCCGGACGTTCCTCGGCGGCCTCGGAGCGACCGCCGGAATCAGCGCGCTGACCGGGCTCGGCGAAGCGCGAGGACGCGGCGGTGACACGCTCTCGAGTGCGAGCTACTACGTCGTCCGCAGCGACGGCCGCGGACCGAACGGCAACGGGGCGAAGGGCCGCGGCGGGTGGAACCGTGGTCCGGGACGCAGTCGCAACGAGGGCGGCGCCGGCTACCTCGTCCTCGAGGCCGCGTCCGGCCGCGTCGCGTTCTCGACCGAGGGCACCGCGGAGGCGGCGTTCCAGTACGCCTTCGACGACCTCGCCTCGAGCGGCGGCACCGTCGTCGCGGGCGGTGGGGACTTCCAGTTCGGCGGCCCGGCTACGATCGGCGACGACACGGCGCTGGTCGGCCAGCAGGGAACGCGGTTCGTCGTCGCCGGTGGGGAAGACGGGACGACGAGCGACGAACCATCGGGTCACGACTTGCTCCGTGCCCGCGGCGACGACGTGACGATCGCCAACGTCGAGTTCGATGCGAACGGAACGCAACTCGACAACCATGCCATCCAGGCCGACGACTGTGACGGTCTGCTGGTAGCGAACAACCGCACCGTCGACGGCTTCCAGATGGCGATCTCGTTCTCTCGGTGTACGAACGTACAGATCGTCGGCAACGAGGTGCTCGATCCCAACTGGTACGGCATCACCGCCCGAGCCGCGCCGACCGGAAGCGACCGGGATCTGCGCCGTTCGGACAACGTCGTCGTCGCACGGAACTACGTCGCCGGCGTGACCTACAACAACATCGCTACCTACAACGTCAGCAACTTCTCGGTCTACGGCAACGTCGTCGTCGACGGCGGCCACAGCCTCATCGCCTGTTCGCCCGCCCAGCAGGGCGCGATCGTCGGGAACGTCTGTCGCGACCTCGAGGAGTACGCCCCCGACCCCGGCGGCGAGGCGGGCATCGAGATCGAGTACAAGGAGACCCACGTCCGCGAGGAAATCGCCGGCACGCCGCTGGCGCGCTCGTCCGATATCACGATCTCCGGCAATCAGGTGGATAACTGTCCGGTCGGCGTGCTCGCTCGCACCGTCCCGGCCGACAGCGACGACGAGGCCGCCCGGGGGACGGCGCATCCGTACAGTTTCACCGTGACCGGGAACGCGATCAGCGACGCCGCTGACGCCGGGATTCGGATCCGATCGGGCGAGGCAGGCGTCGTTGCAACGAACACTGTTCGAAACAGTCCCGCGCCGATCGAGATCGACGAGCGCTACGCCGTCGACATTCAGCAGGGACTGAACGCGACTCGAGAGTGA